A genomic segment from Glycine soja cultivar W05 chromosome 20, ASM419377v2, whole genome shotgun sequence encodes:
- the LOC114401826 gene encoding uncharacterized protein LOC114401826: protein MCVCGCVCGSFRFDTAQTLVSRFLQVFSFFEDEGESPVESDETKVQTWSSQHYRNEPMVVVAAPRLQKYSSFDDQSGEKPLLLPIRSLKSRLSEEDIDVQSLNMSMSSKRFSSYSNRKAEVKAVDADDVDAEVQSQKRSTSSKRFSSNSNRNTKVEGSRAENKKKESVVLPSPIPWRSRSGRLEHKQEEFDEASTMMFPSSKEESRPVKSQPSCASSRDNSVSFSPSCGI, encoded by the coding sequence atgtgtgtgtgtgggtgtgtctgTGGTTCCTTCAGGTTTGACACTGCACAAACTCTTGTGTCAAGGTTCCTTcaggttttttcttttttcgaggACGAGGGTGAGAGCCCCGTCGAGTCTGATGAAACAAAAGTCCAAACTTGGAGCAGCCAACATTACAGGAACGAACCTatggttgttgttgctgctccACGATTGCAAAAGTATTCTAGTTTTGATGACCAGAGTGGGGAGAAGCCTCTGCTTTTGCCCATTCGAAGCTTGAAATCTCGCTTATCTGAAGAAGATATTGATGTTCAATCTCTGAACATGTCAATGAGTTCTAAAAGATTTTCAAGCTATTCGAATAGAAAAGCAGAAGTTAAAGCTGTTGATGCTGATGATGTCGATGCTGAAGTTCAGTCTCAAAAGAGGTCAACATCTTCCAAAAGATTTTCAAGCAATTCAAATAGAAACACAAAAGTTGAAGGTTCTAGAGCTGAGAACAAGAAGAAAGAGAGTGTGGTGCTTCCTTCTCCCATTCCATGGCGTTCAAGATCAGGAAGATTGGAACATAAGCAAGAAGAATTTGATGAAGCCTCTACCATGATGTTTCCTTCTTCAAAGGAGGAATCTCGCCCTGTGAAGTCTCAACCTTCTTGCGCTTCTTCACGAGACAATTCTGtgtctttttctccttcttgtGGAATTTGA